CAAGCGGCTCGGTCGTATACACCAGCGAGTAAGCTTCGTCCAGCCGCTGATCGCCAGGCAGACCGAAAGGCAAACCACCCGACCATAGGCCGCCCATAATGCCTACCGCCGGGTTGTAATCAAACGTGTGATGGCCTGACACAGAAGGAACTGAGCCTACCAAGCGGCCACCCTGAGCCATGTAGAGCGTCTTTTGAGCGAAGCCCGGCGGCGGCCAACTGACTTCAGCGCGCCATTCGCCCTCGCTCTCCAAACGGTCCACAATCGGTTCTTGGTAATGCTGCATGTAGAAGACCACCGGCGGGTCATCCATGACCCCGTTTTGTTCTCCCTTGCACCAGTAATCCAGCCAGCGCACCACCTCGTGCAAGTAGTCAATGCGCGGGCCAGGGACTGCAACGTCCGGCATGGCGTGATTCCAAGGGCCGATCAGCACTTTACGCGGCACCTTCAGAGCCTGCATCAGACGGAATGGGGGATTGGTGTAGCCATCCTTCCAACCACCGATCATGAACACCGGACACTTGATTCGTTCGGGGAAGTCGCGCACAGAACCGGGACGCCAGTAGTCCCCGTCGGTTTGGTGCTTGAACCATTTCAGGATATAGGGTTCGTTGCTTTCCAGATGTTGCTCCCACAACGCCGCCCACCTTTCCCCTGACCATTCCATATGCGGTGGCATGGCGTTGTAGACGATCATCATATTGCCGTAATGACCGATATCGTAATATTTGCGCATGAGGCCACCGCGATAGTGACAATCGTCGGTATAACGATCATCGGTGAAATCTACGGGAATGATGCTGGTCAGATGGGGTGGCGCGTGCGAGGCGACCTGTAGGCAGGTGAAGCCGCCGTAACTGATTCCCATCATGTTGACGTGACCGTCACACCACGGCTGGGCAGCTAACCACTCGACTGCATCGTAGCCATCTATTTGTTCCTGCAGGGTGTATTCGTCTGTGTTCACACCTTCCGATGCGCCGGTGCCCCGAATGTCTACCCGCGCTACGACATAGCCATGCTTCGGCAGGTAAGCGTAGTAGTCATAGCTTGTATTCACCTCATCCTTTCGGTAAGGGATATAGTCCATGACCACGGGGAACCGGTCCCTCCCCTGCGTTGCCATATCGCCATGCGGCATATAAAGGTCGGCCGCCAAGCGCACGCCATCACGCATAGGAATCATCACATTTTTGACGAGCTTTACGCCTTCTACAGGATATAGGGTAAGCGTTGTTTCCATGAGTTAGTTATCCAAACGCACGCGCGGGTCCAAACGTGCAACAAGCAGATCGGCAACCAGGTTGCCGAGACCGATGAACAGTCCTCCCAGCAAAACCGCTGCCATGACGACAGGGATATCACGACTCAATGCAGCTCGCACAGCCATCCAACCGACACCCGGCCAATTGAAGACATATTCGACGATGGCCAGGCCGGTGAGCAACGCCGCAAGGTCCATGCTTACCATGGTGACCACCGGCACGAGGGCATTGGGCAACATGTGACGGAAAGTGACGGCCCACTTCTGTAGCCCTTTGGCGTGGGCGGTGCGCACAAAGTCAATGTGTGTAAGGCTGAGCAGATTCGTACGCAAGATATTCGCATACCACACCGACCAGGGTATGGCAACGGTCAAGGTTGGAAGAACCAGATGATTGATCGTGCCGTATCCACCAATCGGGAACCAGCGCAAACTGTATCCCAACACATAGATCAGCAGCAATCCGAACACGAATGCAGGGATCGAAATGGTCGTCAGCCCGAGGATATTTACGGCCTGACCGATCTTGGATTGACTTCGTTGAGCTGTAAATACGCCTAACGGTATGCCAATGAGCAATGCGACGGCAATGATCGAGAACGCCAAAAGCGCCGTGGGACGCAACTTCTCACTCAGCTCCTCGGCAACCGGACGGTTATAAGCATACGAATAGCCTAGATCTCCACCGAGCAATCGCTGCATATAGCGCGCATACTGGATGTAGATTGGCTGATCTAGCCCATACTGCTCACGTATCTGGTTCAGCACCAGCTCATCGGCTCGAGAGCCGGCCAATGCGCGCGCCGGATCGCCCGGCGCTGAGAGCACCAGGGTAAAAGTGATTACTGAGACACAAAACAGAGTGATCAGTATCCACAGGACTCTGCGAACGAGGTATTGGATCATCTTTCCCTCCTGACGGGATCTATAGCCTCGCGCAGTCCAGTACCGACCAGGTTGAAACAAACGCCGGTCAACATGATAGCCAGTCCCGGGAACAGAACCAACCACGGAGCAACGCGATAGTAAGGCTGCCCGTCCAGCACCATCGAACCCCAGGTGGGTGTAGGCGGCGGCACCCCCAGGCCGAGATAACTCAAAGTCGTCTCAGTAAAAATGGCGCTTGGGACGCTGAGGGACAGATAAACGACCAGTAGGGGAAATATGTGCGGGAGAAGGTGGCGAACGAAGATCATGCTCGTAGGGGCACCTAGACTTTGCGCCGCCAGAATGAAGTCGCGGCGTCGCAATGAAAGCGCCTCCGACCGGAACACACGCGTAGGGTATGGCCAGCCGAACAACACGATGACAGACACCACAGCGAGCGGGCTTGGCTTGAGCAAGGCAACCAGCAGCAGGATCACGAAGAAAGACGGTATGCTCATCATCAGGTCAACCAGGCGCATGATGATGTAATCCACACGACCGCCCGAGAATCCTGCCAACCCTCCTACGAGCACCGCTATGCATAATGTCACTGTGCTGGCCGTGACGCCAACCGCTAACGAGATGCGCCCACCCCACAGCAAGCGACTCAGCAAGTCACGTCCACGACCGTCTGTGCCTAACCAGAACTTTTCATTGGGCGCGAGAGGATTGCCCAGACCCTCGGGAAATATCCTTTCGGGATCATAAGGCGCGATCACAGGCGCAAGCAATGCGCTCAGCAGGATGGCGAGCAACACAACACTTGCCAGCACGGCGAGCCGCTGACGCAAGAACCGGCGCCATATGCCACCGAGCCACGTTCGTCGCGCGATATCCGGTTCCCT
The window above is part of the Candidatus Roseilinea sp. genome. Proteins encoded here:
- a CDS encoding hydrolase, coding for METTLTLYPVEGVKLVKNVMIPMRDGVRLAADLYMPHGDMATQGRDRFPVVMDYIPYRKDEVNTSYDYYAYLPKHGYVVARVDIRGTGASEGVNTDEYTLQEQIDGYDAVEWLAAQPWCDGHVNMMGISYGGFTCLQVASHAPPHLTSIIPVDFTDDRYTDDCHYRGGLMRKYYDIGHYGNMMIVYNAMPPHMEWSGERWAALWEQHLESNEPYILKWFKHQTDGDYWRPGSVRDFPERIKCPVFMIGGWKDGYTNPPFRLMQALKVPRKVLIGPWNHAMPDVAVPGPRIDYLHEVVRWLDYWCKGEQNGVMDDPPVVFYMQHYQEPIVDRLESEGEWRAEVSWPPPGFAQKTLYMAQGGRLVGSVPSVSGHHTFDYNPAVGIMGGLWSGGLPFGLPGDQRLDEAYSLVYTTEPLEEDVYIAGNPRAVLFISSTASVIGFAVSLCDVAPDGTSHLVAKGMLNATRRKSLREPEPLVPGEVYELDIEIDCTAWKFQKGHRIRLSVASSDWPNVWPTPEPATNTVYFGGTTPSRLILSTIPAQGSAQPPKFLPSRQTRLRHADAVRPPVWQTTMNMLNGHVAVTIVNEGESRLNEHTVMQRKLSVRCEVDPRNPAGASAHGQTMLGIVRSNQTIRGTSDVVVQASQTHFHVTINLEVRVNDALHFSKRWVETVRRELL
- a CDS encoding glutathione ABC transporter permease: MIQYLVRRVLWILITLFCVSVITFTLVLSAPGDPARALAGSRADELVLNQIREQYGLDQPIYIQYARYMQRLLGGDLGYSYAYNRPVAEELSEKLRPTALLAFSIIAVALLIGIPLGVFTAQRSQSKIGQAVNILGLTTISIPAFVFGLLLIYVLGYSLRWFPIGGYGTINHLVLPTLTVAIPWSVWYANILRTNLLSLTHIDFVRTAHAKGLQKWAVTFRHMLPNALVPVVTMVSMDLAALLTGLAIVEYVFNWPGVGWMAVRAALSRDIPVVMAAVLLGGLFIGLGNLVADLLVARLDPRVRLDN
- a CDS encoding peptide ABC transporter permease; amino-acid sequence: MQAQATLSRIREPDIARRTWLGGIWRRFLRQRLAVLASVVLLAILLSALLAPVIAPYDPERIFPEGLGNPLAPNEKFWLGTDGRGRDLLSRLLWGGRISLAVGVTASTVTLCIAVLVGGLAGFSGGRVDYIIMRLVDLMMSIPSFFVILLLVALLKPSPLAVVSVIVLFGWPYPTRVFRSEALSLRRRDFILAAQSLGAPTSMIFVRHLLPHIFPLLVVYLSLSVPSAIFTETTLSYLGLGVPPPTPTWGSMVLDGQPYYRVAPWLVLFPGLAIMLTGVCFNLVGTGLREAIDPVRRER